A single Pararhizobium sp. A13 DNA region contains:
- a CDS encoding LysR substrate-binding domain-containing protein — translation MTATIDFRLIRQLWMFLAVAEESHFGRAAKRLGISQPPLTEQIKVLEKALNLTLFERSRRGTVLSPAGAAILPAVRQFAGQVERLEQVVREVAAGQSGVLRIGAINAAMLETVPSILTRLKERHPKLTVYIQEIDSAEAVPALEAGNLDLAFARIEGEVGPAIATLPLTEDRLAVALPADHALAALPRVRLQSLADEPLVMSSRKVSPVYFDMLTAVCRSHGFAPRILHEVRSVVSQIAYVGCGQGVALVPASMSKLAPGNVVVRPIKERIMVVTAALAWNRNRYHPVIETVLGQLTRGLHTP, via the coding sequence ATGACCGCAACGATCGATTTCCGCCTGATTCGGCAACTCTGGATGTTTTTGGCTGTGGCAGAGGAGAGCCATTTCGGGCGAGCCGCCAAGCGGCTCGGCATATCGCAGCCGCCACTGACGGAACAGATCAAGGTTCTGGAAAAGGCACTGAACCTGACCCTGTTCGAACGGTCGCGGCGGGGCACTGTGCTCAGCCCAGCTGGCGCGGCGATCCTGCCGGCCGTGCGCCAGTTCGCCGGCCAGGTCGAGCGGCTGGAACAGGTGGTGCGCGAGGTGGCAGCGGGCCAGTCGGGCGTGCTGCGCATTGGCGCGATCAACGCCGCCATGCTGGAAACAGTGCCTTCGATTCTGACGAGGCTGAAGGAGCGGCATCCGAAGCTGACGGTCTATATCCAGGAGATCGACAGCGCCGAGGCTGTGCCCGCGTTGGAGGCCGGCAATCTCGATCTCGCCTTCGCGCGCATCGAGGGAGAGGTCGGCCCCGCCATCGCCACGCTGCCCCTGACCGAGGACCGGCTGGCCGTGGCGCTCCCTGCCGATCACGCCCTCGCGGCGTTACCGCGCGTGCGATTGCAATCGCTGGCGGACGAGCCGCTGGTGATGTCGTCGCGCAAGGTCAGTCCCGTTTACTTCGACATGCTGACGGCCGTATGCCGCAGCCATGGTTTTGCGCCCCGCATCCTGCACGAGGTTCGCTCAGTCGTATCGCAGATTGCCTATGTCGGATGCGGCCAGGGCGTGGCGCTGGTTCCTGCCTCCATGAGCAAGCTAGCGCCGGGGAACGTCGTCGTGCGACCGATCAAGGAACGTATCATGGTCGTGACGGCCGCCCTCGCATGGAATAGGAACCGTTATCATCCAGTGATCGAAACCGTTTTAGGGCAACTCACCAGGGGACTTCACACGCCATGA
- a CDS encoding RraA family protein — protein MSNPQEQSAEDRELVALFEGLDTPGVSDALDKLGLHGQTPGLMPLADYTKPVVGPAFTVKYVPASVPPGTVGDFIDDVAEGDVVVIDNDGRTDCTVWGDIMTQYAGLRGIAGTVIDGVCRDVARALGDGYHLFTAGRFMRTGKDRVQVETVGGTVGIGTVRVQSRDIVVADANGVVIVPRERAREVAETARKIEEVEAAIRERIAQGATIREARDALGYHTLQRKS, from the coding sequence ATGAGCAATCCGCAAGAGCAATCCGCCGAGGACCGCGAACTGGTAGCGCTGTTCGAGGGGCTGGACACGCCCGGCGTCTCGGACGCGCTGGACAAGCTAGGTCTGCACGGCCAGACGCCCGGCCTCATGCCGCTGGCCGACTACACGAAACCCGTGGTGGGCCCCGCCTTTACCGTCAAATACGTCCCGGCCTCCGTTCCGCCCGGCACGGTCGGCGACTTCATCGACGATGTGGCCGAGGGCGATGTGGTGGTCATCGACAATGATGGGCGCACCGACTGCACCGTCTGGGGCGACATCATGACCCAATATGCCGGTCTGCGTGGTATCGCCGGGACGGTGATCGACGGCGTATGCCGCGATGTAGCCAGGGCGCTCGGCGACGGCTATCACCTGTTTACCGCGGGCCGCTTCATGCGCACCGGCAAGGATCGGGTGCAGGTGGAAACGGTGGGGGGCACGGTCGGCATCGGCACAGTGCGCGTGCAAAGCCGCGACATCGTTGTGGCCGACGCCAATGGCGTGGTGATCGTGCCGCGCGAGCGCGCCCGCGAAGTCGCCGAGACCGCCCGCAAGATTGAGGAGGTCGAAGCCGCCATCCGCGAACGGATCGCGCAAGGCGCGACCATCCGAGAGGCGCGCGACGCGCTGGGCTATCACACGCTGCAAAGGAAATCCTGA
- a CDS encoding dimethylmenaquinone methyltransferase yields MSATFDKAALKWAVRLGTSTLFEAAGIATSSVEPTIRTIWSGAKVAGPAFPLECSPGDNLAIHIAMEKAPRGSVLVISASGFIAGYWGEVLTVAAEAAGIVGLVIDGGVRDIAALRARAFPVFARGVSMRGTIKASVASVGQPISLAGTPVEAGDLVVADDDGVLVLPRPAVADTLVRAQARAEKEAAMMEKLKSGQTTLDLLGLSKWHES; encoded by the coding sequence ATGAGCGCGACATTTGACAAGGCCGCGCTGAAATGGGCGGTCAGGCTGGGAACCTCCACGTTGTTCGAGGCAGCTGGTATCGCAACGTCCTCGGTCGAACCGACAATCCGCACCATATGGTCGGGCGCAAAGGTGGCGGGTCCGGCGTTTCCGCTCGAATGCTCGCCCGGCGACAATCTCGCGATCCATATCGCCATGGAGAAGGCGCCGCGCGGTAGCGTGCTGGTGATCTCGGCCTCCGGCTTCATCGCGGGCTATTGGGGCGAAGTACTGACGGTGGCGGCTGAGGCGGCGGGTATCGTCGGCCTCGTCATCGACGGCGGCGTGCGCGACATCGCGGCCCTTCGGGCGCGGGCCTTCCCGGTCTTCGCGCGTGGCGTCTCGATGCGCGGCACGATCAAGGCGAGCGTGGCTTCGGTCGGTCAGCCGATCAGCCTGGCTGGAACGCCGGTCGAGGCGGGCGATCTGGTCGTGGCCGACGATGACGGCGTGCTGGTGCTGCCGCGACCGGCCGTGGCCGACACCCTCGTCAGGGCACAGGCTCGTGCCGAAAAGGAAGCCGCGATGATGGAAAAGCTCAAGAGCGGACAAACCACGCTTGACCTGCTCGGCCTGTCGAAATGGCACGAAAGCTGA
- a CDS encoding RraA family protein: protein MTRSLLDRLATLDSNTVSDALDFLGLAGATYGLHPLWDCPKIVGYASTIQLGPKTDARPTVHLISPVIDAIKTHDRVLVIAGGVDGISCWGDILANAAMAKKVRGSVIDGCSRDIEGSEAVGYPVYGKGVTMISARNRVIQIASGTPVQMAGVTVGEDDYVIADRCGTVFVPAERIENVLELGERIAKRQDGMVAAVRAGRSVAEVMHDKEFEAINAK, encoded by the coding sequence ATGACCCGAAGCCTTCTCGACCGCCTCGCCACGCTCGACAGCAATACCGTGTCGGATGCGCTCGACTTCCTCGGCCTGGCCGGCGCGACCTACGGTCTACACCCGCTCTGGGACTGCCCGAAGATTGTCGGCTACGCCTCGACCATCCAGCTCGGCCCTAAGACGGATGCCAGGCCGACCGTCCATCTGATCTCGCCGGTCATCGACGCAATAAAGACCCATGACCGCGTGCTGGTGATCGCCGGCGGGGTGGACGGGATTTCCTGTTGGGGGGACATTCTCGCCAATGCCGCCATGGCGAAGAAGGTGCGCGGCTCGGTGATTGACGGATGCTCACGCGACATCGAGGGCAGCGAGGCCGTGGGCTACCCGGTCTATGGCAAGGGCGTGACGATGATCTCGGCGCGCAACCGGGTGATCCAGATCGCTTCGGGCACGCCGGTCCAGATGGCGGGCGTCACCGTCGGCGAGGACGATTACGTCATCGCCGACCGTTGCGGCACGGTCTTCGTACCCGCCGAGCGGATCGAGAACGTGCTCGAACTCGGCGAGAGGATCGCAAAGCGACAGGACGGGATGGTCGCGGCGGTGCGCGCCGGGCGCTCTGTCGCCGAGGTCATGCACGACAAGGAATTTGAAGCCATCAACGCCAAATGA
- a CDS encoding alpha/beta hydrolase, whose amino-acid sequence MSEVFERTVHRLDVQGVELQVAALGRGGDGAPILFLHGFGSTKEDYADIVRHPAFNGRPFLTYDAPGCGETVCSNLGRISVPFLVETALAMLDRAGFERFHLIGHSMGGLTALMLADAHPDRVLSFIDIEGNIAPEDCFLSRQIHDYPADDPERFFDDFIARARHAPAFASALYAASLRHKVRASAVRPIFTSMVELSDNGGLMRKFLGLPCPRMFMYGAENAHLSYLAHIAANGVTLADIPDCGHWPMYSNPPEMWRRIAAFHAAA is encoded by the coding sequence ATGAGCGAGGTATTCGAACGAACCGTTCACCGACTGGATGTGCAAGGCGTGGAGTTGCAGGTTGCGGCGCTCGGGCGCGGCGGTGATGGCGCCCCGATCCTGTTCCTGCACGGCTTCGGATCGACCAAGGAGGACTATGCCGACATCGTTCGCCATCCCGCCTTCAACGGGCGGCCGTTCCTCACCTATGACGCGCCGGGCTGCGGCGAGACGGTCTGCTCGAACCTCGGGCGGATCTCGGTGCCCTTCCTGGTCGAGACCGCGCTGGCGATGCTGGACCGCGCTGGCTTCGAGCGCTTCCACCTGATCGGTCATTCCATGGGTGGGTTGACCGCGTTGATGCTGGCCGACGCTCATCCCGACAGGGTGCTGAGCTTCATCGACATCGAGGGCAACATCGCGCCCGAGGACTGTTTCCTCAGCAGGCAAATCCACGACTATCCGGCCGACGACCCCGAGCGCTTCTTCGACGATTTCATCGCACGCGCCCGCCATGCGCCAGCTTTCGCCAGCGCACTCTATGCCGCCAGCCTGCGCCACAAGGTGCGAGCCAGCGCGGTGCGGCCGATCTTCACCTCCATGGTCGAGCTTTCCGACAATGGCGGGTTGATGCGTAAGTTCCTCGGTCTGCCGTGCCCCCGGATGTTCATGTATGGCGCGGAGAACGCGCATCTCTCTTATCTCGCCCATATCGCCGCCAATGGCGTGACCTTGGCCGACATTCCCGACTGCGGGCACTGGCCAATGTATTCCAACCCGCCTGAGATGTGGCGGCGCATCGCCGCGTTTCACGCGGCTGCGTGA